A region of Planctomycetia bacterium DNA encodes the following proteins:
- a CDS encoding DHHA1 domain-containing protein, with protein KIILHQHVSSDDLGAESFKNTTAEATGRLVIEAADHLGVELTPEIATPLFAALATDTGWFRFRSIAADSFRFAARLVDAGAVPQQIYTALYERDTLARIQLIGRIMARTETELDGKLVHTACFMDDFRATGAVASDTEDVVNMTLAVAGTQVAVIFVEQESGGFKISFRSRAAGVDCSKLAELFNGGGHKAAAGAFLNEPYADAQKKILDAVRAAMK; from the coding sequence AAGATCATCCTCCACCAGCACGTCAGCTCCGACGACCTGGGCGCGGAGAGTTTCAAGAACACCACGGCGGAAGCCACCGGGCGATTGGTCATCGAAGCCGCCGATCACCTGGGGGTCGAGCTAACGCCTGAGATCGCGACGCCGCTGTTCGCGGCGCTGGCGACGGACACTGGTTGGTTTCGCTTCCGTTCGATCGCCGCCGATAGTTTTCGGTTCGCGGCGCGGCTGGTCGATGCCGGCGCGGTGCCACAGCAGATTTACACAGCGCTCTACGAGCGCGATACGCTGGCGCGGATTCAATTGATCGGCCGGATCATGGCCCGCACCGAGACGGAGTTGGACGGAAAGCTCGTCCACACGGCCTGTTTCATGGATGATTTTCGCGCCACCGGCGCCGTGGCTTCCGACACCGAGGACGTCGTCAACATGACGTTGGCCGTGGCCGGCACTCAGGTGGCCGTGATCTTTGTCGAACAAGAATCCGGGGGCTTCAAAATCAGCTTCCGCAGCCGCGCCGCTGGCGTCGACTGTAGCAAGCTGGCCGAACTGTTCAACGGCGGCGGGCACAAGGCCGCGGCGGGGGCGTTCCTGAACGAGCCGTATGCGGACGCCCAAAAGAAAATCCTTGACGCGGTCCGCGCCGCGATGAAATAA
- a CDS encoding Rieske 2Fe-2S domain-containing protein has translation MAQHSTAAAPHDGDDRRGFVKRVLAVVVGGLCAVVPGAAALRVFLSPLWRRGADATFIPVATLDAIPADGVPRMFKVVADRTDAWNRFPKEPIGTVFLRRTAEKPDEVHACNAVCPHLGCMVGYQASQTRFYCPCHQSAFQPDGKLIPPSAAARGLDSLDVKLEADAEGDGKRVLVKFQNFRSGIPAKVAKS, from the coding sequence ATGGCCCAACATTCCACCGCTGCCGCGCCGCATGACGGCGATGATCGCCGCGGCTTCGTAAAGCGCGTGCTGGCCGTCGTGGTCGGCGGATTATGCGCTGTCGTGCCGGGTGCTGCCGCGCTGCGGGTGTTTCTGAGCCCGCTTTGGCGTCGCGGGGCGGATGCGACATTTATCCCGGTCGCCACGCTGGATGCTATTCCCGCCGACGGCGTGCCGCGGATGTTCAAGGTCGTGGCCGATCGCACCGACGCCTGGAACCGGTTTCCGAAAGAGCCCATCGGCACGGTCTTCCTACGACGCACCGCCGAGAAGCCGGACGAGGTTCACGCCTGCAACGCAGTCTGCCCGCACTTGGGTTGCATGGTCGGCTATCAGGCCTCGCAGACGCGCTTCTATTGTCCCTGCCATCAAAGCGCTTTCCAGCCGGACGGCAAATTGATTCCCCCAAGCGCCGCGGCGCGGGGGCTCGATAGCCTGGATGTGAAGTTGGAAGCGGACGCGGAGGGAGACGGCAAACGGGTGCTCGTCAAGTTTCAGAATTTTCGCAGCGGCATTCCGGCAAAGGTCGCCAAGTCATGA